In Tribolium castaneum strain GA2 chromosome 4, icTriCast1.1, whole genome shotgun sequence, one DNA window encodes the following:
- the LOC107399261 gene encoding synaptic vesicle glycoprotein 2C-like: MKEKHSTAKNIYVVPIDDETKAKATEPADFETAISATGFGYYNLFLILISIPAGWSSIFETTTMSYVFAAAQCDLDLSLDDKGMLNAITYLGMISSALVWGFLYDTLGRKRLLMVGFFLDTVFVFISGFSQSKTILMICKFFGGFIINGPFAALTAYISEFHCSKYRARMQLVLGTIFSCGSVTLPVLAWAVLPQNYYFSLFNKTLEFHSWNIYLFICGFPALFSTVIFIFMPESPKFLMTVGQNDKALKVFQKIYSVNSRNPPETYPIRQLVDEIEVKKNSQSKHTTHVTANRNKIQALREGWQQLKPLFFPPHLANIILVCLLQTLFTMSLNTLRLWLPQIFQAINDYKYYHNDSSADLCKMLDMIQPASTLGECVVNLNNSSVYINTIIISSVSASSYIFAGYFINILGKKKLMSVLGVLGGSCAFSIYFSTNTAMTVAFASIFIASSSVATNVVLAVCIDLFPTTLRTMTLSLSMMLARSGAMIGNLVFPLLLQTGCAPPFFTIGSLIFVCAFIAMLLPNTDLKALE, from the exons atgaaagaaaaacataGCACGGCCAAAAATATCTACGTAGTTCCCATAGATGACGAAACTAAAGCAAAAGCTACAG AACCGGCTGATTTTGAAACGGCAATTTCGGCCACTGGCTTCGGATACTACAATTTATTTCTGATCCTTATCTCAATTCCTGCAGGATGGTCTTCTATCTTTGAAACGACCACAATGTCGTATGTATTTGCAGCCGCACAGTGTGACCTTGACTTGAGTTTAGATGATAAAGGAATGTTAAACGCAATTACTTACTTAG GAATGATTTCGAGTGCCTTGGTTTGGGGATTTCTTTATGACACTTTAGGGAGGAAAAGACTGTTGATGGTTGGCTTCTTCCTAGACACTGTTTTTGTCTTCATCAGCGGTTTCTCCCAAAGCAAAACAATTCTAatgatttgtaaattttttggcgGCTTTAT AATAAACGGCCCGTTTGCTGCTCTAACAGCCTATATTTCTGAGTTCCATTGTTCCAAATATAGAGCAAGAATGCAGCTAGTACTTGGAACTATTTTTAGTTGTGGGAGCGTTACTTTACCTGTCTTGGCCTGGGCTGTCTTGCCCCAAAATTACtacttttcactttttaacaaaacacttG AATTTCATTCCTGGAACATTTATCTTTTCATTTGTGGCTTTCCCGCCCTGTTCAGTAccgtaatatttattttcatgcCCGAAAGTCCGAAATTTCTGATGACGGTGGGCCAAAACGACAAGGCACTCaaagtgtttcaaaaaatctacAGTGTAAATAGCAGGAATCCACCTGAAACCTATCCA ATTAGGCAACTAGTTGACGAAATTGAAGTTAAGAAAAACAGTCAAAGTAAGCACACAACTCACGTGACAGCCAACAGGAACAAGATACAAGCTCTCAGAGAAGGGTGGCAACAACTAAAACCCTTATTTTTCCCGCCACATTTAGCAAACATTATCCTTGTGTGTCTCCTCCAAACTTTATTTACAATGAGTTTGAACACTTTGCGGCTTTGGTTGCCGCAAATTTTTCAAGCCATCAATGACTACAAGTATTATCACAACGATTCTAGTGCCGATCTTTGCAAAATGCTGGACATGATCCAGCCAGCCAGTACTTTAGGCGAATGCGTTGTT AACCTCAACAATTCCTCAGTTTATATCAacacaataattatttcgTCTGTGAGTGCTAGTAGCTACATCTTCGCCGGCTATTTCATCAACATCCTCGGAAAGAAAAAACTGATGA GTGTTTTAGGTGTTTTGGGAGGATCGTGTGCTTTTTCAATCTACTTTTCCACGAACACAGCAATGACGGTGGCTTttgcttcaatttttatcgcaTCGTCAAGTGTGGCAACTAATGTAGTTCTAGCCGTTTGCATAGACTTGTTTCCGACTACTTTAAG AACAATGACACTATCGTTATCAATGATGTTGGCTCGAAGTGGGGCAATGATTGGGAATTTGGTCTTCCCCTTGTTACTCCAAACAGGATGTGCTCCTCCGTTCTTCACAATCGGTTCTCTAATTTTTG taTGTGCTTTCATCGCAATGCTGCTACCAAACACTGACCTAAAGGCCTTGGAGTAA
- the LOC100142173 gene encoding synaptic vesicle glycoprotein 2C-like: MSGNIFTVTTTTKTTVPADFETAITATDFGKFNFYFVLLILVSGWACGFESSTMAYILPVAQCDLDLSLEDKGLLNAITYSGMISSAVIWGFLFDTLGRRKLLMIGFSLDFICVVISSLSQNKEVLLASNFFGGFIINGPYAALSTYVSEFHSNKYRGRMQLMIAVSFSCGGIVLPLLAWGILPQELNLKISDTFTIYSWNILLFLYSIPSLVSAIIFVFVPESPKFLMTVGENEKALKIFQKIYSINSGQPPKTFPITELVDEVSLKKKDPNEHGGQVTAKRSQSQALQEGWQQIKPLFFPPHLKNIIFVCLIQTLFTMTVNTMRLWLPQIFQALNDYQYYYNVSSADLCESLEMIKSSNVTSDECQVNSDNSSVYTNGLIVAVVTLVGDFSASFFINKVGKKTLLFVLGILAGGFEITIYFSMNTAFAVAFSSLFATFTHIAANVCIVVIINLFPTTLRTMSLALALMCARIGSMTGNLIFPLLIRTGCGPPFFTIAALVFACAFLSLLLPNTDSKALE; encoded by the exons ATGTCTGGAAACATTTTCACCGTCACAACAACCACCAAAACGACAG ttccAGCCGATTTTGAAACCGCTATTACCGCAACCGATTTCggaaaatttaacttttactttGTTTTGCTAATCCTTGTTTCAGGATGGGCTTGCGGCTTTGAAAGCAGCACAATGGCTTATATTCTTCCGGTAGCGCAGTGTGATCTTGATTTGAGTCTTGAAGACAAAGGTTTATTGAATGCGATTACATATTCGG GAATGATTTCAAGTGCTGTTATTTGGGGATTTCTCTTTGATACCCTTGGACGCAGAAAACTCCTAATGATCGGGTTTTCCTTGGACTTTATCTGCGTAGTCATAAGTTCCTTATCCCAAAACAAAGAAGTGTTGCTAGCGTCGAATTTTTTTGGTGGTTTTat CATAAATGGCCCATATGCCGCACTATCAACTTATGTTTCTGAATTTCATTCAAATAAATACAGAGGACGGATGCAGTTAATGATAGCTGTGAGTTTTTCTTGCGGAGGCATCGTCTTACCCCTTCTGGCTTGGGGTATTTTACcacaagaattaaatttgaaaatatccGACACATTta CTATTTACTCGTGgaacattttacttttcttgtATAGTATTCCATCGCTTGTAAGTGCGATTATATTTGTTTTCGTCCCAGAAAGCCCAAAATTTCTGATGACTGTCGGCGAAAACGAaaaagctttgaaaatattccagaaaatttattcaataaacAGCGGACAACCACCAAAGACATTTCCA attacagAGTTGGTAGATGAAGTTAGTCTCAAGAAAAAAGACCCGAACGAACACGGAGGACAAGTTACTGCTAAACGAAGTCAGTCGCAAGCTTTGCAGGAAGGGTGGCAACAAATCAAACCATTATTTTTTCCTCCTCacttaaaaaacataatttttgtttgtctgATTCAAACTCTGTTCACAATGAC CGTTAACACGATGAGACTTTGGTTACCACAAATATTCCAAGCTTTGAATGATTACCAATATTATTACAACGTGTCGTCTGCTGATCTTTGCGAAAGTTTAGAAATGATCAAAAGTTCAAATGTTACAAGTGATGAATGCCAAGTC AATTCGGACAATTCCTCAGTTTACACAAACGGTTTAATTGTAGCAGTTGTTACCCTTGTAGGTGATTTTAGTGCAAgcttttttatcaataaagtTGGGAAAAAAACACTTCTCT tcgTTTTAGGAATATTAGCTGGAGGATTTGAAATCACCATTTATTTCTCCATGAATACAGCGTTCGCAGTTGCGTTTTCATCACTGTTTGCTACTTTTACACACATCGCAGCCAATGTTTGTATTGTagtcattattaatttattcccAACGACTTTAAG GACAATGTCACTAGCTTTAGCTCTAATGTGTGCTAGAATTGGTTCAATGACTGGAAATCTAATATTTCCCTTACTCATTCGGACAGGTTGTGGGCCACCTTTTTTCACAATAGCAGCGCtagtttttg CTTGTGCTTTTTTGTCCCTGTTACTACCAAACACCGACTCCAAGGCGCTGGAATAA
- the LOC100142372 gene encoding synaptic vesicle glycoprotein 2C-like yields the protein MSGNIFTVTTNTKMTVPADFETAITATGFGKFNFLFLLLILASGWAATLESSTMAYVFPAAQCDLDLSLEDKGLLNAITYSGMISSAVIWGFLFDTLGRRKLLMIGFFLDFICVVISSLSQNKEVLIASKFFGGFIMNGPYAALSTYVSEFHSNNYRGRMQLMIAMSFCCGGIVLPLLAWGILPQELNLQISNTFTIYSWNILLFLCSIPSLVSAIIFVFVPESPKFLMTIGENEKALKIFQKIYAKNSGQPPKTFPITELVDEVSLKKKDPNEHGGQVTAKRSQSQALQEGWQQVKPLFFPPHLKNIILVCLIQTLFTMTVNTMRLWLPQIFQALNDYQYYYNVSSADLCESLEMIKSSNVTSDECQVNSDNSSVYINALIVAVVTLVGDLGASSLINKVGKKTLLFVLGILAGGFEITMYFSMNTAFAVAFSSLFATFTHIAANVCIVVIINLFPTTLRTMSLALALMCGRIGSMVGNLVFPLLIRTGCGPPFFTIAALVFACAFLSLLLPNTDSKALE from the exons ATGTCTGGAAACATTTTCACAGTTACAACAAACACCAAAATGACAG ttccAGCCGATTTTGAAACCGCTATTACAGCAACCGGTTTcggcaaatttaattttttatttcttttgctAATCCTTGCGTCAGGATGGGCTGCAACTTTGGAAAGTAGCACAATGGCTTATGTTTTTCCAGCAGCACAGTGTGACCTTGATTTGAGTCTTGAAGATAAAGGATTATTGAATGCTATTACATACTCTG GAATGATTTCAAGTGCTGTTATTTGGGGATTCCTCTTTGATACCCTTGGACGCAGAAAACTTCTAATGATTGGGTTTTTCCTGGACTTTATTTGCGTAGTCATAAGTTCCTTATCCCAAAACAAAGAAGTGTTGATAGCATCGAAATTCTTTGGTGGCTTTAT tATGAATGGCCCTTATGCCGCTCTATCAACTTATGTTTCTGAATTtcactcaaataattatagAGGACGAATGCAATTAATGATAGCAATGAGTTTTTGTTGCGGAGGCATCGTCTTACCCCTTCTAGCTTGGGGTATTTTGCcacaagaattaaatttgcaaatatccAACACATTTA CTATTTACTCATGGAACATTTTACTGTTCTTATGCAGTATTCCATCGCTTGTAAGTGCGATTATATTTGTTTTCGTCCCCGAAAGCCCAAAATTTCTGATGACTATTGGCGAAAACGAaaaagctttgaaaatattccaGAAAATTTATGCGAAAAACAGCGGACAACCACCAAAGACATTTCCA aTTACGGAGTTGGTAGATGAAGTTAGTCTCAAGAAAAAAGACCCGAACGAACACGGAGGACAAGTTACTGCTAAACGAAGTCAGTCGCAAGCTTTGCAGGAAGGGTGGCAACAAGTCAAACCATTATTTTTTCCTCCTCacttaaaaaacataattttggtTTGTCTGATTCAAACTCTGTTCACAATGAC tgTTAATACAATGAGGCTTTGGTTACCACAAATATTTCAAGCTTTGAATGATTACCAGTATTATTACAACGTGTCGTCTGCTGATCTTTGCGAAAGTTTAGAAATGATCAAAAGTTCAAATGTTACAAGTGATGAATGCCAAGTC AATTCGGACAATTCTTCAGTTTACATAAACGCTCTAATTGTAGCAGTTGTTACCCTCGTGGGTGATTTAGGTGCAAGCTCTCTTATCAATAAAGTTGGGAAGAAAACACTTCTAT tcgtTTTAGGAATATTAGCTGGAGGATTTGAAATCACAATGTATTTCTCCATGAATACAGCGTTCGCAGTTGCGTTTTCATCACTGTTTGCTACTTTTACACACATTGCAGCCAATGTTTGTATTGTagtcattattaatttattcccAACGACTTTAAG gACAATGTCATTAGCTTTAGCTTTAATGTGCGGCAGGATTGGATCAATGGTTGGAAATTTAGTATTTCCTTTACTCATTCGGACAGGTTGTGGGCCacctttttttacaattgcCGCGCtagtttttg cttGTGCTTTTTTGTCCCTGCTACTACCAAACACCGATTCCAAGGCGTTGGAGTAa
- the LOC100142577 gene encoding synaptic vesicle glycoprotein 2B-like isoform X1: protein MAPKPFKNFLAKNQVYNISSSVEGNRTKRQTSQREVYDADFETAISATKFGKFNIFLFLLSIPAGWTSMFETTTMSYVFPAAHCDLDLSLTDRGSLNAITFVGMVSSGFVWGFLCDTLGRKKLMVVGYLLDACFVILSSFSQNFTLLLIFKFFGGFIINGPFAALTAYLSEFHCSKYRSRVQLVRGMIVSGGSLTLPMLAWAILPQHIDLNIYNNKIVLHSWNIFLLVCAIPSLISGIIFMFLPESPKFLMTVGRNDEALEVFRKVYSFNTGKSSNDFPIKRLIDETKTENNGNEHGGHITANRTKSQALREGFQQIKPLCYPPHLKHIILVCLIQSLFMLSVNTLRLWLPQIFQSISDYKYYNNGTTSSLCNMLQVLTPKESNTTCHVNFSPTVYMNTMIIAAVSICGYFVAGTFINKLGKKLLLGTFSVASGLCVISIYFSQNTATVVTLSSLFLSLGGICGNVLITIVIDLFPTSLRTVTISLVMMLGRSASMVGNLIFPILLTLGCAPPFLSIGSVVIGCSLLTVLLPNTDLKALK from the exons ATGGCACCGAAAcctttcaaaaactttttagCCAAGAATCAAGTGTACAACATTTCCAGCAGTGTTGAAGGAAATAGAACGAAGCGGCAAACTTCACAGAGAG AAGTGTACGATGCTGATTTTGAGACAGCCATATCAGCGACAAAATTTGggaaattcaatatttttctctTCCTGCTGTCGATTCCTGCCGGATGGACGTCGATGTTTGAAACCACAACGATGTCTTACGTCTTTCCTGCTGCTCACTGTGATTTAGACTTGTCTCTGACCGACAGAGGGTCTTTAAATGCCATCACATTCGTAG GGATGGTGTCAAGTGGGTTTGTTTGGGGCTTTCTCTGCGACACCCTTGGGCGAAAGAAACTGATGGTGGTCGGCTATTTACTAGACGCTTGTTTTGTAATACTCTCCTCTTTCtcacaaaattttactttgctcctcattttcaaattttttggggGCTTTAT aattaatGGTCCCTTCGCAGCACTGACTGCTTATTTATCGGAATTTCACTGTTCCAAGTACCGATCAAGGGTCCAACTAGTTCGAGGGATGATAGTCAGTGGTGGATCACTAACTTTACCTATGTTGGCATGGGCCATTTTGCCCCAACACATTgacttaaatatttacaacaaCAAAATAG tgttaCATTCATGGAACATTTTTCTCCTGGTGTGTGCCATACCTTCGCTGATTAGTGGAATCATTTTCATGTTTTTGCCAGAAAGTCCGAAATTTTTAATGACTGTTGGACGCAACGACGAAGCTTTGGAGGTTTTTAGAAAGGTTTACAGTTTCAATACTGGGAAAAGTAGTAACGATTTTCCG ATCAAAAGATTGATAGACGAAACTAAAACCGAAAATAACGGTAATGAACATGGGGGTCACATTACTGCCAACAGGACTAAAAGTCAAGCACTAAGAGAGGGTTTCCAACAAATTAAACCCTTATGTTACCCTCCTCACTTGAAACATATAATTCTAGTGTGTTTAATACAGTCGTTGTTTATGTTAAG tGTTAATACGTTAAGGCTGTGGTTACCTCAAATATTTCAATCAATCAGCGACTATAAATATTACAATAACGGAACTACGAGTAGTCTTTGTAACATGTTACAAGTCCTAACTCCAAAAGAATCAAATACCACATGTCATGTC AACTTCTCTCCTACAGTTTACATGAATACCATGATAATTGCAGCAGTGTCAATTTGTGGGTACTTTGTTGCCGGCACTTTCATAAACAAATTGGGCAAGAAATTGCTTTTAG GCACGTTTTCAGTTGCAAGTGGACTTTGTGTGATTTCCATCTATTTCTCACAAAACACTGCCACAGTAGTGACCCTCTCATCACTGTTTTTATCACTAGGAGGAATTTGTGGAAACGTTCTCATAACCATTGTTATTGACTTATTCCCAACATCGCTGag GACTGTAACAATATCGCTGGTGATGATGTTAGGGCGCTCTGCTTCAATGGTtggcaatttaatttttccgaTTTTGTTGACTTTAGGTTGTGCACCGCCCTTTTTATCTATTGGGTCGGTTGTAATCG GATGTTCTCTACTCACTGTGCTTTTGCCAAATACGGATCTGAAAGCTCTGAAATAA
- the LOC100142577 gene encoding synaptic vesicle glycoprotein 2B-like isoform X2 — MVSSGFVWGFLCDTLGRKKLMVVGYLLDACFVILSSFSQNFTLLLIFKFFGGFIINGPFAALTAYLSEFHCSKYRSRVQLVRGMIVSGGSLTLPMLAWAILPQHIDLNIYNNKIVLHSWNIFLLVCAIPSLISGIIFMFLPESPKFLMTVGRNDEALEVFRKVYSFNTGKSSNDFPIKRLIDETKTENNGNEHGGHITANRTKSQALREGFQQIKPLCYPPHLKHIILVCLIQSLFMLSVNTLRLWLPQIFQSISDYKYYNNGTTSSLCNMLQVLTPKESNTTCHVNFSPTVYMNTMIIAAVSICGYFVAGTFINKLGKKLLLGTFSVASGLCVISIYFSQNTATVVTLSSLFLSLGGICGNVLITIVIDLFPTSLRTVTISLVMMLGRSASMVGNLIFPILLTLGCAPPFLSIGSVVIGCSLLTVLLPNTDLKALK, encoded by the exons ATGGTGTCAAGTGGGTTTGTTTGGGGCTTTCTCTGCGACACCCTTGGGCGAAAGAAACTGATGGTGGTCGGCTATTTACTAGACGCTTGTTTTGTAATACTCTCCTCTTTCtcacaaaattttactttgctcctcattttcaaattttttggggGCTTTAT aattaatGGTCCCTTCGCAGCACTGACTGCTTATTTATCGGAATTTCACTGTTCCAAGTACCGATCAAGGGTCCAACTAGTTCGAGGGATGATAGTCAGTGGTGGATCACTAACTTTACCTATGTTGGCATGGGCCATTTTGCCCCAACACATTgacttaaatatttacaacaaCAAAATAG tgttaCATTCATGGAACATTTTTCTCCTGGTGTGTGCCATACCTTCGCTGATTAGTGGAATCATTTTCATGTTTTTGCCAGAAAGTCCGAAATTTTTAATGACTGTTGGACGCAACGACGAAGCTTTGGAGGTTTTTAGAAAGGTTTACAGTTTCAATACTGGGAAAAGTAGTAACGATTTTCCG ATCAAAAGATTGATAGACGAAACTAAAACCGAAAATAACGGTAATGAACATGGGGGTCACATTACTGCCAACAGGACTAAAAGTCAAGCACTAAGAGAGGGTTTCCAACAAATTAAACCCTTATGTTACCCTCCTCACTTGAAACATATAATTCTAGTGTGTTTAATACAGTCGTTGTTTATGTTAAG tGTTAATACGTTAAGGCTGTGGTTACCTCAAATATTTCAATCAATCAGCGACTATAAATATTACAATAACGGAACTACGAGTAGTCTTTGTAACATGTTACAAGTCCTAACTCCAAAAGAATCAAATACCACATGTCATGTC AACTTCTCTCCTACAGTTTACATGAATACCATGATAATTGCAGCAGTGTCAATTTGTGGGTACTTTGTTGCCGGCACTTTCATAAACAAATTGGGCAAGAAATTGCTTTTAG GCACGTTTTCAGTTGCAAGTGGACTTTGTGTGATTTCCATCTATTTCTCACAAAACACTGCCACAGTAGTGACCCTCTCATCACTGTTTTTATCACTAGGAGGAATTTGTGGAAACGTTCTCATAACCATTGTTATTGACTTATTCCCAACATCGCTGag GACTGTAACAATATCGCTGGTGATGATGTTAGGGCGCTCTGCTTCAATGGTtggcaatttaatttttccgaTTTTGTTGACTTTAGGTTGTGCACCGCCCTTTTTATCTATTGGGTCGGTTGTAATCG GATGTTCTCTACTCACTGTGCTTTTGCCAAATACGGATCTGAAAGCTCTGAAATAA